CGGGGCAACGCCGTTTCGGCAGGTCAGAGCGGTGCCTCGATCGGTTTCGATTCCCGTCACCCGCTCCAGCCCGGGCCGTGTCAGCAGGCGCGCGAGCCCGCCACCGTGACCGTCCGGCAGCCGAGATACTCCGAGTCGCTGCTCGTGCTCGCGCCCGCGAACACGAAGATGAACACCAGCCCCATGATCACGATGTTCGCCCAGGCGATGACCCGGGCGGCGGTGACGAACCCGCTGCCGCTCAGCCGGCCCTGCGAGGCGCGGATCGACCGCGACGCCTGGCCGGCGAGCACCAGCGCGACGATGGCCGGGATGACCGGGCAGACGACCCAGGCGACGAGCGACGTGACGAACGCGCCGATCGCCTTGCCGTCCGTCTGCGGCGGGCCGTAGCCGTACCCGTAGCCGGGCGGCGCGTACGGCGGCGGCGTGCCGTAGCCGGCGTAGCCGGGGTACTGGCCGTACCCGGGCTGCTGGCCGTACCCGGGCTGCGCGCCGTACCCGGGCTGCGCGCCGTAGTCGCCCGGCGGCGGGCCGGGCGGCTGCGCGCCGGGGCCCGGGGTCCAGCCGGAGGGCGGGAGGCCCCAGCCGGGCGCGTTCGGGTCGTTGCCGCTGTCGGTCACGCAAGCCCCCTCGGCTCGGGTCCGGTGCGGCGGAGCCTAGCCGAGCGAGGTGGCCGACGCGGCGCCTACGCCGATGACGAGGAGGAAGATCAGCAGGAGCAACGCCGCGAACCCGAGGTGCACCCAGGCGATGATCTTCGCGGCGGTGACGATGCCGTCGCCGCCGACCCGGCCGTTGCCGGCCGCGATCTCCGCGCGCGCCTTCGGCACGAACACGAGCGCGACGATCGCGGGGACGACGGGGCAGACGAAGAACGCCGCGATCGCGAGCACGAGCGCGAGGACGGCGTTGGTGCTGGTCGTGGTGGCCGGCGCGTAGGCGTAGCCGGGCGGCGGCTGCTGCTGCCCCCACTGCGGCTGCTCGCCGCCGTACTGCGGCATCCCCGGGTCCGACATCGCCACCCCTTCCGGTCGAGTGGCGGGAAGGCTACTCGTTCGCGGCCGACCGCAGGCGCGCCAGCGACCGGGCCAGCAGCCGCGAGACGTGCATCTGGCTGATGCCGACGCGCGCGGCGATCGCCGACTGGGGCAGCCCCTCGAAGAACCGCAGCCGCAGGATGTCCCGCTCCCGCTGCGGCAGCGCGGACAGCGCCGGCACCAGCCAGGAACGCTCCTCCACCACGCGGTAGCCGTCCTCGACGGCCGGCGTGTCGTGCCAGGCGCCGGTGTCGTCGTCGTCGCGCGGCCGGTCGAGCGAGTCGACATGCAGCGCCGACCGCGCCTCGAGCGACTCGATCACCTGCTCCTCGGTCGCGCCGAGGCGCACGGCGAGCTCCTTCGGCGTGGGGGTGCGGCCGAGCTCCTGGGTGAGGTCCTCGCTCGCCGCGCGCGCGGCGAGGTACAGCTCCTGCACCGGGCGGGCGACGTGCAGCGTCCAGGCGTGGTCGCGGAAGTACTTCTTCAGCTCGCCGACGATCGTCGCCTGGGCGAACGTCGCGAACTTGTTGCCGCGCCCCGCGTCGAACCGCTGCGCCGCCGTCACCAGCCCGACGTACGCCACCTGCCGCAGGTCCTCGGCCGGCTGGCCGCGCCCGGTGAACCGGGCGGCGAGGCGCTCGGCGAGGTCCCGGTGCGTCCGGACCAGCGTCTCCACGTCGTCCGAGTGCGGCGGCACGGCGCGCAGCCCGGGCGCCGCGCCGGGCACCGGCTGCGGCGCCACCTCCGCCGGCGGGGCGATGTCCTCGACGCACGCCGCCAGCCCCGGGTCGGCCGCCAGCAGCACCTCGGCGACGTGCGCGGCGGGGTGCGCGAGCACGAACCGCCGCCCGGCGCTCTCCACGATCTCGCGGGCCTCGCCGAGGGTGCGCACCGCCCGCGGGGCCAGCGCCGTCACCGCCGCCAGGTCCAGCACGACGAGCGGCGCGTCGGCGCGGCAGGCGCTGGCGACGCAGGCGTCGACCAGGACGCCGCTCTCTCCGTCGATCTCCCCCGAGACGTCGATGTGGGCGACGCCGTCCCGTCCGCTCACGAGCCGCAGCTCGGCCTGCATCCGCATGCCGGGTGATCCCATCCGATCACGCGGCCGCCGGCGATGCCGGAGCCGCGACCCCGACGAGCGCCGTGCTCTCGACCTCGTTCTCCGTGCTGCTTACCCGCCGCCGGGGGCGGTAACCGCCGCCCCCGCGACGGCGCGGACACGCCACCCGGCCCGCACCGCGCCGGGCTCGGCGAGGGCGACGACGCACCCGCCGAAGCCGCCGCCGGTCATCCGCGCGCCGTGCACGCCCGGCGTCGCCCTGAGCCGCTCCGCCAGCCGGTCCAGCGCGGGCGTCGTCACCGCGAAGTCCTCGGCGAGGCTGGCGTGGCTCTCCACCATCGCGCAGCCCGCGGTGCGCAGGTCGCCCGACCGCAACGCGTCCGCGAACGCGCGCACCCGGGCGTTCTCCGTCACGACGTGCCGGGCGCGGCGGCGCAGCAGCGGGTCGCCGATCGCGTCGACGTCGGCCAACGACGCGTCCGCCAGCGGCCCGACCAGCGCGGCGGCGGCCTCGCACTCGGCGCGGCGGTCGGCGTACGCGGTGCCGGCGAGGACGCGTTCGCCGGAGTTCACGACGACGACCTCGACGCCGTCCGGCAGCGGCACCGGCGTGACGTCGAACCTCGTGAAGTCGACGACGAGCGCGTGCCCGTCGCGGCCGAACGCCGACGCCATCTGGTCGAGCAGCCCGGTCGGCGTGCCGGTGGCGAGGTGCTCGGCGCGCTGGCAGGCGCGGGCCAGCTCCATCGGCGGCCCGGCGAAGCCGAGCGCGAGCGCGACGGCCAGCTCCAACGACGCCGACGACGACAGCCCGGACCCGATCGGCACGGTGGACGAGACGGCGCCCACCCCGCCCGTCGCGGGCCGCAGCACCGCGACGACGGCGGCGACGTACCGCGCCCAGTCCGGCGTCACGGCCGCCGGGTCGGCGACGTCGAGCGGCACCTCGCACGGCTCGGGCCGCACGTCGCTGGTGAGCCGCACCACCGGGCCCCCGCGCCGCAACGTCACCGTGGTGCCGAGGTCGATCGCCATCGGGCAGGCGAGACCGCCGGCGTAGTCGGTGTGGTCGCCGATGAGGTTGACCCGCCCGGGGGCGAACGCGCGCACGGTGTCGCTCACGCCCGCAGTCCTACCGCGCGCGTACCGTCGGGCGCGAGCGGAGGTTCGCCGATGATCACGCCGGGTAACAGCGGCGCCATGAAGCCGAGATCACTGCCGTGGCGCTCCCCGCGCGGCGTGCTGGGCCTCACCCCGCCGTACGGCGGGCTGAAGGACCCGTGCGTCGTCCGCCTCGGCGACGAGTGGCACCTGTTCGCGACCGGCTGCAAGGAGGGCTGGACCTACGACGTGGTGCACGCCGTCGCGCCGCACCCGCTGGGCCCGTGGACGATGCTGCCGCCGTCGGTCGTCACCGGCGCGACCGGCCCGTCGACCTGCGCGCCCGGTGTCGTCGCCGACGGCGACCGGCTGCACCTGTTCCTGCACGAGGCGTACAACCTGCTCGGCGGCA
This Mycobacteriales bacterium DNA region includes the following protein-coding sequences:
- a CDS encoding galactokinase family protein, which codes for MSDTVRAFAPGRVNLIGDHTDYAGGLACPMAIDLGTTVTLRRGGPVVRLTSDVRPEPCEVPLDVADPAAVTPDWARYVAAVVAVLRPATGGVGAVSSTVPIGSGLSSSASLELAVALALGFAGPPMELARACQRAEHLATGTPTGLLDQMASAFGRDGHALVVDFTRFDVTPVPLPDGVEVVVVNSGERVLAGTAYADRRAECEAAAALVGPLADASLADVDAIGDPLLRRRARHVVTENARVRAFADALRSGDLRTAGCAMVESHASLAEDFAVTTPALDRLAERLRATPGVHGARMTGGGFGGCVVALAEPGAVRAGWRVRAVAGAAVTAPGGG
- a CDS encoding sigma-70 family RNA polymerase sigma factor is translated as MRMQAELRLVSGRDGVAHIDVSGEIDGESGVLVDACVASACRADAPLVVLDLAAVTALAPRAVRTLGEAREIVESAGRRFVLAHPAAHVAEVLLAADPGLAACVEDIAPPAEVAPQPVPGAAPGLRAVPPHSDDVETLVRTHRDLAERLAARFTGRGQPAEDLRQVAYVGLVTAAQRFDAGRGNKFATFAQATIVGELKKYFRDHAWTLHVARPVQELYLAARAASEDLTQELGRTPTPKELAVRLGATEEQVIESLEARSALHVDSLDRPRDDDDTGAWHDTPAVEDGYRVVEERSWLVPALSALPQRERDILRLRFFEGLPQSAIAARVGISQMHVSRLLARSLARLRSAANE